In Oryza sativa Japonica Group chromosome 8, ASM3414082v1, the sequence ATACGGTTCGTACTCCTCTCCCCCCACCTCCCCATCGAACCACCATTTCGCTCCTCGCGCTTACCttggcatttcgtcgaacacgtGGCGGGCGTGTGGCCTCCAGGTATGAGCAAGAGTGAGGAGAGCATCAAGGAGGGATTCAAGCGGGCCTTCTCCGCGCCATGGCCAAAGACGCTCAGATACCAGGTAATCGACATGGACACGCAGTAATTGTGTCATAGAGCAGCAATGTTGCTTGTGCAAGCTGTGAAATTGTGGTGGGTTTGTTGCTGAGGTGATGATGATTTGGATGCGGGTTGTTGTCGTAGGGAGATGGACGGCCGTTCTGGAGGATTGTGGTGGCAGAGGCAACCGAATGCACCAATAATGATTATTTCGAAGAAGTATATGAGGTATAGCGTTATTGGTCTTGTGTGGGGTGCTTAATTGTAACTTGCTGAGAAGGTTATTTTGATCATTGGATGAATGCTTTGCTTTGGACCTTTGGTTACTGAAGGTTGATAAAGAGTCTGTCCTCAAATATTGTTCGATATCTGCTGAAGAAACGGGAAAAACATTTTCCGCTACCTTACAAGTATTATGGATATGTTGTTAGACAATGATAATTCAGATAATTAATCTTCATTATTGATATCGGGTGGCTACTCATTACACTTGCCCTTGTCTAATTGGAATCAAGAGTCTGTGATTTGATGATAGACAAGTAAGTGTTTTTGAAGATGAAgagctgctttttttttttttgaaaggagggCACACTTTGGTGACATCCGATAAAATAAGAGTTGTGTTTTGGTTCAATTTAATTTATTGATGCATCAATTGTTCATGTTGTACTTGTACCGTGTGACTTATAGTTGAAATTTCTCTTATCTGTTAGTATTACGCTCATGGAGATGCATGGCGTCTGCCTGCTGGGGCTTACGAAACACTGCGTGATCTAAAGGATGCTGGAGGTCATATAATTCATGTATTCTCTTCCCTTTTCAGCTTCCAGTATTGAATTATGGCTTCAGCCTTCAAAACCTTGTCTGAAACTCTTTTGTCTGCAAAAATCACACCTTATTAATGTTTCAATTTCAGTTAAGCTAGCTGTTGTATCTAACTTCGACACACGGTTACGAAAATTACTTAAGGACCTTCATGTCTCGGATATGTAAGTGCATATAACATTGCACTTTCTAAATACCCTGCtcttataaaattttttgaGCAATGGACATATGCTAACAAATCTTGAGCTGTCCAGGTTTGATGCCATTGTTGTATCATCGGAGGTTGGACATGAAAAACCTGCTCCAGAGATCTTCAAGAGAGCATTAGGTACACAATAGCATTTAGTTTGTgagttaagtttttttaaactaTGAGTAATGGATGAATTCATCCAGTACTGGCTAGGCTGCATTTACTGAAGGTAACACACGCAGTCTCACAAGCAGGATGCTGCACCACATGTTCTATTTAAAATCAgttgatgctttttttttcagtagAACTAAAAAGTGGTTTGATTTTCTATTTGGCAGATCAAATTGGCGTAGAGGCCAGCAAGGCAGTACATGTTGGAGATGATGAAACTGCAGACAAGGCAGGTGCTAATGCCATAGGGCTTGAGTGCTGGTATGCATAGTCTTTCCCTTCTCATTCCTTTCACCATGTAGTTCAATTGTGCTGCAGATATCATGTCTCTTCAAGTGATTGATTTCTTAGTAATGCCATTATGATGATGCCACCATTTTTAGGCTGTGGGGACAGGATGTGAGGACATTTTCTGAGATACAAGACCGGATTCTAACAAGATTTCCACAATGACATCATAGAAACCTCACCGCAGGTGATCTTCAcaggctttctttttttttctctccaaagCTTCGTTGTCATGACCAAGAGGCGCCAACTTTTGTAATGTATTAAGTCAAATATCACTAGCATTGGATTATCGATGTATTTGCATTTTGCAATAAATTAGCACCTTTACCAGCTTGCCACTAAATGTGGTAAAATCCACTAAACCAGCCCAACATATTACAGACACATCAAAACCAATTTTTTCCCGCTCCTATGCCTGAATACACTAGACTCCAGACTAGTGTCCATGCGACCATGCCTGAAACCAAACATGGTCAAACAGGCTGTAGAAATATCACTCCTGAACAAACAGAATGAAATTTTAAGAAATACACTTGGCTTCCAAACACAGTTTATTTTCATGCATGACTAAGAGTAGGCAGATACTATATCTCTGCTTATTGTGTGACACTGACATGATCAGAAGATTATTTCCTTGTCCCTGTCACCTTCTTCCAGCATGGTCTCTGCAATGTCGATAGAGATGCCGTGCTTGAGCTGCATGACTTCTCTGGCAACCCTGTACTGCTTTTCCAGCTCGCCGTTTGATGGTGTTAGTCCGACACCATCTTATCTTCACCATATCTCACAATTTCAACTCTGGGACTGTTTGGATGGATCCATGTCACCTCCCTTGCAGTCTCCTCTGCTTCCTTGACCTCCCTGAGACTAGCATTCTCACAGTTTATGGAGATCCTGAATTTCTCGACATATTGGTTCCTCAACAGCCAAGAGAATTTAATGTTACGACCTTTATCCTTGATCTTCCGTACATTGACATCACGGTGAACAACTTCAGGCTGAGAGTGGGACACCAATTTCAAGTAAGCAAAGCTGTGTTATCGTGTAAAGTAAATTAAGAACAGGTGCAGGCATGCAGCTAGCGTAGGTCCTTAGGCTTACACGGTGTGGTTCTCTTTATGAACAAATTGAACAGGATTGTTTTAAAACGAATTGCGTTCTCTATACAACTTTTCAATCATTTCTAGGATacaaattattttctatttagCTTACAGTGATTAATATGGACAGTTACAAGGTGGATCCACACACAGTCAAGTACGATTTTATTTTTGGGTATTTGGGTTTACTTTCTAAACCTTATGAGCTAGCGAATGTGGTGTCTCTTTTGCCTCTTTCTCACCCTATTTTAGTAGTACAATAGATGGAAGGTTGAAATCACCATAGCAGCACAGCATGCATGCTTGCTAAGTACCTCCATAAATAGGAATCAAATGGAGAAGAATTTATATTGTTAGCTACTAGTAATAAGGGATAGGATTGGAGACTAAAAACTTGGTAACCAAGTCAACTAGCTTCATAACTACTTGTAACAAGTACAACAATGGGGGATTAACTCTTTTAATCCAGTAGAGATCACAGAGGCGATTTACCTCTTGATGTTGGTCAGACAACACCATCTTATCTTCATCATATCTCATCATGTCAAGTGTGGGAGAGTTGGGATGATTGTCGACTGCGCACCTCGCAGCCGCCTCTGCTTTCTCCACCTCCTGAAGCGTAGATCCTCACAGAAGATGGAGACACCGAATTTCTTGACCCATGGGTTACgcagcaaccaatggaagtcaAAGTAACCGTCGTCATCCTTCATCTCCCGCACATTGACATTTTGGAAAACAACTTTAGGATTGACACTTGTAGGCTGAGTACGGCAAAATAAGAATTGAATGGACAAGTAAGTAAGATAAACTATGAATTGTGTAATTCCGTAATAAATTGGAGAAAACTCCTTCTATGCCCAAGCACAAGAGTTGGACGGAATTAAAATATATCATGATCCCA encodes:
- the LOC4344766 gene encoding uncharacterized protein codes for the protein MPAAAAAAARGPLLHLRRNPAPRLAAARRSFSSSGMRCVSAAAGAGGGGRERRSSPAFGGLLLDAGGTLLQLARPVAQTYASLGRRYGMSKSEESIKEGFKRAFSAPWPKTLRYQGDGRPFWRIVVAEATECTNNDYFEEVYEYYAHGDAWRLPAGAYETLRDLKDAGVKLAVVSNFDTRLRKLLKDLHVSDMFDAIVVSSEVGHEKPAPEIFKRALDQIGVEASKAVHVGDDETADKAGANAIGLECWLWGQDVRTFSEIQDRILTRFPQ